One genomic window of Leptotrichia shahii includes the following:
- the recG gene encoding ATP-dependent DNA helicase RecG, with translation MKTYNLLYENLENVKIKGVTKTNIPKFRKLGVFTLYDLLYFFPRAYENRSNHKKIAEILADEFVILQGTVVNVVNQYIKAGRTMFRAVLSDDSGMIELVWFNNRFVKNGIHIGDEIMVYGKVRKTVKFQLVNPEYKKIKQASFDMKEQKQILPIYPSTESLRQQAIRKVMENALMDYGYLLQENLPKEFLQKEKLLGRKEAVLNIHFPENEEKQSKARKRFMLEEILLLEMGILQNRFSVDKANKNLYKLEDNKNLVSKFIKGLDYDLTKAQKRVIKEIYSELKAGKIVNRLIQGDVGSGKTIVSFIMLLYMVENNYQGVIMAPTEILATQHYLGIVDEFMNLDIRVELLTGSVKGKRKEKLLNEIKEGLVDIVIGTHSLIEDNVIFKNLGLIVIDEQHRFGVTQRKLLRDKGNLANLIVMSATPIPRSLALTIYGDLDVSIIDELPAGRSPIKTKWIQNEIDRQKMYNFMEKKMKDGRQVYIVSPLIEESESLNVKSAQETYEEYISIFPNRKIGLMHGRQTYKEKQKVMEQFKNHELDILVSTTVIEVGVNVPNASIMVIRDAQRFGLSSLHQLRGRVGRGKYQSYCFLESETTNEISAKRLEVMEETTDGFKIAEEDLKLRNSGEILGTRQSGVSDMLFTDIVKNVKEIKFVRDFVMEYLEKNDGKIKNEFLKMDIYRKFFSNQTK, from the coding sequence ATGAAAACATATAACTTGCTTTATGAAAATTTAGAAAATGTAAAAATAAAAGGAGTTACAAAAACAAATATTCCAAAATTCAGGAAATTAGGAGTTTTTACACTTTATGACTTGCTTTATTTTTTCCCGAGAGCTTATGAGAATAGAAGTAATCATAAGAAAATTGCGGAAATTCTGGCAGATGAATTTGTGATTTTACAGGGGACAGTTGTGAATGTGGTTAATCAGTATATAAAGGCTGGGAGAACTATGTTTCGTGCGGTTTTGAGTGATGATAGCGGGATGATTGAGCTTGTGTGGTTTAATAACAGGTTTGTGAAAAATGGGATTCATATTGGCGATGAGATTATGGTTTATGGGAAAGTGAGAAAGACTGTAAAATTTCAGCTTGTGAATCCTGAATATAAAAAAATCAAGCAGGCTAGTTTTGATATGAAAGAACAAAAGCAGATATTACCAATTTATCCATCCACAGAATCGCTTAGACAGCAGGCAATCAGAAAAGTTATGGAAAATGCCCTGATGGATTACGGATATTTGTTGCAGGAAAATCTACCAAAGGAATTTTTGCAGAAGGAGAAACTGCTTGGAAGAAAAGAGGCAGTTTTAAATATTCATTTTCCAGAAAATGAGGAAAAGCAAAGCAAAGCACGGAAAAGATTTATGCTGGAGGAAATTTTACTTCTGGAAATGGGGATTTTGCAAAATCGTTTTAGCGTTGACAAGGCAAATAAGAATCTTTACAAACTTGAGGATAATAAAAATCTTGTGAGCAAATTTATAAAGGGTCTGGATTATGATTTGACAAAAGCACAGAAGCGTGTAATAAAGGAGATTTATTCTGAATTAAAGGCTGGAAAGATTGTGAATAGGCTGATTCAGGGAGATGTTGGTTCTGGAAAGACGATTGTTTCGTTCATAATGCTTCTTTATATGGTTGAAAACAATTATCAAGGTGTAATTATGGCACCTACAGAAATTCTTGCTACACAGCATTATCTGGGAATTGTAGATGAATTTATGAATCTTGACATACGAGTGGAACTTTTGACTGGGAGTGTGAAGGGAAAGAGAAAGGAAAAACTGCTGAACGAGATAAAAGAAGGACTTGTTGACATTGTAATTGGAACACATTCTCTAATTGAGGACAATGTAATTTTCAAAAATCTTGGGCTGATTGTAATTGATGAACAGCACAGGTTTGGGGTAACACAGCGAAAACTTTTACGTGACAAGGGAAATCTTGCCAATTTAATTGTTATGAGTGCCACTCCGATTCCACGTTCACTTGCGCTTACAATTTACGGAGATTTGGATGTATCGATTATTGACGAGTTGCCTGCTGGAAGAAGTCCGATTAAGACAAAATGGATACAAAATGAAATTGACAGACAAAAAATGTATAACTTTATGGAAAAGAAAATGAAAGATGGACGGCAAGTGTACATAGTGTCGCCATTGATTGAAGAAAGTGAAAGCCTGAATGTAAAATCAGCACAGGAAACATACGAAGAATACATTTCGATATTCCCAAATAGAAAAATCGGACTTATGCACGGACGGCAAACTTACAAGGAAAAGCAGAAAGTCATGGAACAGTTTAAAAATCACGAACTTGACATTCTAGTTTCCACAACAGTAATCGAAGTTGGAGTAAACGTGCCAAATGCTTCGATTATGGTAATTCGTGATGCTCAAAGATTTGGACTTTCCTCGCTTCATCAGCTGCGTGGAAGAGTTGGACGTGGGAAATATCAGTCCTACTGCTTTTTGGAATCTGAAACAACGAATGAAATTTCGGCAAAAAGGCTGGAAGTTATGGAAGAAACAACAGATGGTTTCAAAATTGCTGAAGAAGACTTAAAGTTACGTAATTCAGGAGAAATTTTGGGAACAAGACAAAGTGGAGTATCTGACATGCTTTTTACCGACATTGTAAAAAATGTGAAAGAAATCAAATTTGTACGTGATTTTGTAATGGAATATTTGGAAAAGAACGATGGAAAAATAAAAAATGAATTTTTGAAAATGGATATTTATAGGAAGTTTTTTAGCAATCAAACAAAGTAA
- a CDS encoding low temperature requirement protein A: protein MHHSHHGVIEPWTFFNFVLASLVVLQEWLYMTNYLNRFGTFNFRKIITMCVNMTAAIYLSNSFLADWSQAYYPFTISMLIMALSVAFLYHCQAMKKGFDEKEAVNARNILLIVSSLLIVSLFVNFYIGTILLIITNFSGVFLPIIYKIEFDNNVAKFGHLKERFELLTILFFGEMIVGIAKYFDIKHFTIYPFIALIAIFSLFGTYTILINKMINHHLVTRGLVLMYSHFFLLISLGIIISAWNLVGQEPNKTFLALFYIFGYTGFYLMLFANGIYLDKEKHLNKKDFSKILGILTISFIAIFIFRQNFMIMEFSILFLTCSILLIIARKYRKIQS, encoded by the coding sequence ATTCATCATTCTCATCATGGAGTGATTGAGCCTTGGACATTTTTTAATTTTGTATTAGCATCGCTCGTTGTCTTACAAGAATGGTTGTATATGACAAACTATTTGAATAGGTTTGGGACGTTTAACTTTCGTAAAATTATAACTATGTGTGTAAATATGACGGCAGCGATTTATTTGTCTAATTCTTTTTTAGCAGATTGGAGTCAAGCCTACTATCCTTTTACAATTTCAATGTTGATTATGGCTTTGAGTGTAGCATTTTTGTATCACTGTCAAGCAATGAAAAAAGGATTTGATGAAAAAGAAGCTGTTAATGCGAGAAATATTCTTTTAATCGTTAGTTCATTGCTTATAGTCAGTCTGTTCGTAAATTTTTATATTGGAACGATACTTCTTATAATTACAAATTTTTCAGGAGTTTTTCTTCCTATAATTTACAAAATTGAATTTGATAATAATGTTGCTAAGTTTGGACATTTAAAAGAACGGTTTGAGTTATTGACAATTTTGTTCTTTGGAGAAATGATTGTCGGGATTGCAAAATATTTTGATATAAAGCATTTTACAATTTATCCATTTATCGCTTTAATTGCAATATTTTCACTATTTGGAACATATACAATCTTGATAAACAAAATGATAAATCATCATCTGGTAACACGTGGATTGGTACTGATGTATTCACATTTTTTCCTGCTAATTAGTTTAGGAATTATAATTTCCGCTTGGAATTTAGTTGGGCAAGAGCCGAATAAAACTTTTTTGGCACTTTTTTACATTTTTGGATATACAGGTTTTTACTTAATGTTATTCGCAAATGGTATTTACCTGGACAAAGAAAAGCATCTTAACAAAAAGGATTTTTCAAAAATTTTAGGAATCTTAACTATTTCATTTATAGCAATTTTTATTTTTAGACAAAATTTTATGATTATGGAATTTTCAATATTATTTCTAACTTGTTCAATTTTACTGATAATTGCTAGGAAGTATAGGAAAATACAATCTTAG
- a CDS encoding cysteine ABC transporter substrate-binding protein, protein MKKNFERFVKIIAILVLGVFAISCGKGGKGSAEPGSIEAIKKAGKIRIGVFGDKPPFGFVDENGKNQGYDIYLAKRLAKDLLGDENKIEFITLEAANRVEYLLSNKVDIILANFTVTDERKQKVDFAKPYMKVSLGIVSPEGAPIKDVKELKGKKLIVNKGTTAEIYFTKNYPDIELLKYDQNTETFNALLDKRGAALAHDNTLVFAWATENPGFVVDIKQLGEQDYIAPAVRKGNKGLLDWLNTEIDALTKEGFFEKAYKATLEPVYGNKVDPKTVIIENK, encoded by the coding sequence ATGAAAAAGAATTTTGAAAGGTTTGTAAAAATTATTGCAATCTTAGTTTTAGGAGTATTTGCAATAAGCTGTGGAAAAGGTGGAAAGGGAAGTGCTGAGCCAGGATCAATTGAGGCAATAAAAAAAGCAGGAAAAATAAGAATAGGAGTATTCGGAGATAAGCCGCCATTTGGATTTGTTGATGAAAATGGGAAAAATCAAGGATATGATATTTATTTGGCAAAAAGACTTGCTAAAGATTTATTAGGCGACGAAAATAAAATAGAATTTATCACATTAGAAGCTGCAAACAGAGTGGAATATTTATTATCAAATAAAGTTGATATTATTCTAGCAAACTTTACAGTAACAGACGAAAGAAAACAAAAAGTTGATTTTGCAAAACCTTATATGAAAGTGTCGCTTGGAATTGTTTCGCCAGAAGGTGCTCCAATAAAAGATGTTAAAGAGCTGAAAGGTAAAAAATTAATAGTTAACAAAGGAACAACAGCAGAAATTTACTTTACTAAAAATTATCCAGATATAGAATTGTTGAAGTATGACCAAAATACAGAAACATTTAACGCATTATTAGATAAAAGAGGAGCTGCACTTGCACACGATAATACTCTAGTATTCGCATGGGCAACAGAAAATCCAGGATTTGTTGTGGATATTAAACAGTTAGGGGAACAGGACTACATTGCTCCAGCTGTAAGAAAAGGGAACAAAGGACTGTTAGACTGGCTAAATACTGAAATAGATGCTCTTACTAAGGAAGGATTCTTTGAAAAAGCGTATAAAGCAACACTTGAACCTGTTTACGGAAATAAAGTTGATCCAAAAACAGTGATTATCGAAAATAAATAG
- a CDS encoding ATP-grasp domain-containing protein, with product MSKVYIIHENMDWTRHLTARLDELSVPYEELDLSEGILNIGKEPEKGVYYNRMSASSHTRGHRYAPELTEQVLTWLENKGTEAVRVVNGTSAINLEVSKLKQYILLQKAGINTPKTLGAVGKEQILNAAKELDTYPFIIKHNRAGKGLGVRLIRSYEELDNYVNGNDFEDSVDGISLIQEYVKPVDGHIIRAEFIGGKYLYAVKVDSSDGFELCPADSCQINDKFCPVGEEAAEKTKFRIIERLPENQIEKYEKFLKENHIDVTAIEFIINENNEVFVYDINTNTNYNADAEKIAGKYAMLELAKYLKDELEKLG from the coding sequence ATGTCAAAAGTATACATAATTCATGAAAATATGGATTGGACAAGACATCTTACTGCAAGGCTGGATGAATTGTCAGTTCCTTATGAAGAACTGGATTTGTCAGAAGGAATATTAAATATAGGAAAAGAGCCTGAAAAAGGCGTGTATTATAATAGAATGAGCGCTTCTTCACATACAAGAGGACATAGATATGCACCAGAATTAACGGAGCAAGTCTTAACATGGCTGGAAAACAAAGGAACAGAAGCAGTCCGTGTAGTTAATGGAACATCTGCAATAAATCTTGAAGTGAGTAAATTGAAACAATACATCTTACTGCAAAAGGCAGGGATAAATACTCCAAAAACATTGGGAGCTGTGGGAAAAGAGCAAATTTTAAATGCTGCTAAGGAACTTGACACATATCCTTTTATCATAAAGCACAACAGAGCTGGAAAAGGGCTTGGGGTAAGGCTTATAAGAAGTTATGAAGAACTTGACAATTATGTAAATGGAAACGATTTTGAAGATTCTGTCGATGGAATAAGCTTGATTCAGGAATATGTAAAGCCTGTAGATGGACATATTATAAGAGCTGAATTTATAGGTGGAAAATATCTTTATGCCGTAAAAGTTGACTCAAGCGATGGATTTGAACTATGTCCAGCAGATTCGTGCCAGATAAATGATAAATTCTGTCCTGTAGGAGAAGAAGCTGCAGAAAAAACAAAATTTAGAATTATTGAAAGATTGCCAGAAAATCAAATTGAAAAATATGAGAAATTTTTGAAAGAAAACCACATAGATGTGACGGCAATAGAGTTTATCATAAATGAAAACAACGAAGTTTTTGTTTATGACATAAATACAAATACCAACTACAATGCCGATGCTGAAAAAATAGCTGGGAAATATGCTATGTTGGAACTAGCTAAATATTTGAAAGATGAATTGGAAAAATTAGGATAA
- a CDS encoding dicarboxylate/amino acid:cation symporter, whose translation MKKLLGFRKLNLLAQILIGALLGILVGQLFPSFAKELKILGVLFTSLVQMVIVPLVFPLVVLSIVTMKNTKKFGNLAFKTFLHFFSITTLVITLSLILGKVTGIGANIKAGSISTEAIKDVASNINLSDFLTSVVPKNVFTAFADGNLLPVIFFAVFLGIALIAVGDDNKPVITFFESWIKAMYKIVDYAIAFAPVGVFGLIASNVAKTGLGDLYLLGQFVLLLYVGYLAALLIVFPIIAYIFKVPYLKLLSNIKDLVLIAFTTGGSAVVLPTLLERSEENGISESVSAFATPLGYSFNLIGACIYISLSVTFITNLYSTPLTWGQLIPLILFLTIITKGIAAVPSGALVVLLATAAQLNLPAEGIALIVSVDFLANAGRTAVNVVGNTLIPAIIEKTGEYEVVETEEVYAGLRENAAVAE comes from the coding sequence ATGAAAAAATTATTAGGATTTAGAAAATTGAATTTATTGGCACAGATATTGATTGGTGCGTTATTAGGTATTTTGGTTGGGCAGTTATTTCCGTCGTTTGCTAAAGAGTTAAAGATACTGGGAGTACTGTTTACAAGTTTAGTTCAGATGGTTATTGTACCGCTTGTATTCCCGCTGGTTGTTTTATCAATAGTTACAATGAAAAATACTAAAAAGTTTGGAAATCTTGCATTTAAGACATTTTTACACTTTTTCTCAATTACAACGTTAGTAATCACGCTTAGCCTTATTTTAGGGAAAGTAACAGGAATTGGTGCAAATATAAAAGCTGGAAGCATTTCCACAGAAGCTATTAAAGATGTTGCCTCTAACATTAATTTGAGCGATTTTTTAACATCAGTTGTACCTAAAAATGTATTTACAGCATTTGCAGATGGAAATCTTTTACCAGTTATATTTTTTGCAGTATTTCTGGGAATAGCCTTAATTGCTGTTGGAGATGACAATAAACCTGTTATAACATTCTTTGAATCTTGGATAAAGGCTATGTATAAGATTGTAGATTATGCTATTGCATTTGCACCTGTAGGAGTGTTTGGGCTGATTGCAAGCAATGTGGCAAAAACTGGACTTGGAGATTTGTATTTGTTAGGACAGTTTGTACTGCTTCTTTATGTTGGATACTTGGCAGCTCTATTAATCGTATTTCCAATTATTGCATATATATTCAAAGTTCCTTATTTAAAATTATTATCAAATATTAAGGATTTGGTGTTAATAGCCTTTACAACAGGAGGTTCTGCAGTAGTTTTGCCGACACTTCTTGAGCGTAGTGAAGAAAATGGAATATCTGAATCAGTTTCAGCTTTTGCTACACCGCTTGGATATTCGTTCAACCTTATTGGAGCCTGCATTTATATAAGTTTATCAGTAACATTTATAACAAACCTGTACTCAACTCCGCTTACATGGGGCCAATTAATACCGTTAATATTGTTTTTGACAATAATTACAAAAGGAATTGCAGCAGTTCCATCTGGAGCATTGGTTGTACTGCTTGCGACTGCGGCGCAGCTTAATCTACCTGCAGAAGGTATTGCCCTGATTGTATCAGTTGACTTTTTGGCAAATGCTGGACGTACAGCGGTAAATGTAGTTGGAAACACACTTATTCCTGCAATTATTGAAAAAACTGGAGAATATGAAGTTGTGGAAACAGAGGAAGTGTATGCTGGACTTCGAGAAAATGCAGCTGTAGCTGAATAA
- a CDS encoding amino acid ABC transporter ATP-binding protein, with amino-acid sequence MADSEVLLELSDIKKEYKKGIPALKGVSLSVNKSEVVVILGPSGCGKSTLLRCINGLEEIQSGEIKLQGNVINKDKTKWHLIRQRIGMVFQSYELFDHMTVIQNLLLGPLKVQKRDKKEVTEQAEKLLERVGLLDKKNSYPRELSGGQKQRIAIIRSLCMNPEIMLFDEVTAALDPEMVREVLDVMLELAKEGMTMIIVTHEMEFAKAVADRIIFMDSGEIVETNYPLEFFRSPKTERAKKFLNIFNFEKKDKVESALLI; translated from the coding sequence ATGGCAGATTCGGAAGTTTTATTGGAACTTTCTGATATAAAAAAAGAATATAAAAAAGGCATACCCGCACTAAAAGGAGTTTCACTTTCAGTAAATAAAAGCGAGGTTGTAGTAATACTAGGGCCTTCTGGATGTGGGAAAAGTACACTTTTAAGATGTATAAACGGACTTGAGGAAATTCAGTCTGGAGAAATAAAATTACAAGGAAATGTGATTAATAAAGATAAGACAAAATGGCACTTAATACGCCAGAGAATAGGAATGGTGTTTCAAAGTTACGAATTATTTGACCATATGACAGTTATACAAAATCTTCTGTTAGGACCGCTTAAAGTACAGAAGAGGGATAAAAAGGAAGTTACAGAGCAAGCAGAAAAATTGCTCGAAAGAGTAGGGCTTCTGGATAAAAAGAACTCATATCCAAGAGAACTGTCAGGAGGGCAAAAACAAAGAATAGCAATTATAAGGTCACTATGTATGAATCCAGAAATAATGCTGTTTGATGAAGTTACAGCGGCACTTGATCCTGAAATGGTAAGGGAAGTGCTGGATGTAATGCTGGAACTGGCAAAGGAAGGAATGACGATGATAATCGTTACTCATGAAATGGAATTTGCTAAAGCGGTTGCAGATAGAATAATATTTATGGACTCTGGAGAAATCGTTGAAACAAATTATCCGCTGGAATTTTTTAGAAGTCCGAAAACTGAAAGAGCTAAGAAATTCTTAAATATATTTAATTTTGAAAAGAAAGATAAGGTGGAATCGGCTTTGTTGATATAA
- a CDS encoding amino acid ABC transporter permease has product MQLSGIDVIFKGVNLQRLMGGLIVTGQIALVSIVFSILLGLILGIVMTSKNKIIYGILKFYLESMRIIPLLVWLFIIYFGIAKGFDLHIDSETTTIIVFVIWGTAEMMDIVRGAIISLPKIQGESAKALGLDTSQVYRYVLLPQAVRRIAPAAVNLITRMIKTTSLAIFIEVAEVLKIGRQIIEFSSRKNPMAPFWVYLFIFFLYFIICYPITLLSKKMEKKWAV; this is encoded by the coding sequence ATGCAACTGTCGGGAATTGATGTTATTTTTAAAGGAGTCAATTTGCAAAGGCTTATGGGTGGGCTTATTGTAACAGGACAAATTGCTCTTGTTTCCATAGTATTTTCAATATTGCTTGGATTAATTCTAGGAATAGTTATGACTTCAAAAAATAAGATTATTTATGGAATATTGAAGTTTTATCTGGAAAGTATGAGAATCATTCCCTTGCTTGTGTGGCTATTCATAATTTATTTTGGAATTGCGAAAGGCTTTGATTTGCATATTGATTCAGAAACTACGACAATAATAGTGTTTGTGATATGGGGAACGGCTGAAATGATGGATATTGTGAGGGGAGCTATTATTTCTCTTCCAAAAATTCAAGGAGAAAGTGCAAAGGCTTTGGGGCTTGATACAAGTCAGGTTTATAGATATGTGCTGCTTCCACAGGCTGTAAGAAGAATTGCACCTGCAGCGGTAAACCTTATAACAAGAATGATTAAGACAACTTCACTTGCGATTTTTATAGAAGTTGCAGAAGTTCTAAAAATAGGACGGCAAATTATAGAGTTTTCAAGCAGGAAAAATCCGATGGCACCATTTTGGGTGTATCTGTTCATATTTTTTCTATACTTCATAATTTGTTATCCAATTACATTATTATCAAAGAAAATGGAGAAAAAATGGGCTGTTTAA
- a CDS encoding amino acid ABC transporter permease: MDFNFIIENIPKYLEAMKLTVIIGIFGIVFSILIGIVCALVLYYRVPAARQIVGIYIELSRNTPLVIQLFFLYFGLPKIGITFNSHICAVIGLSFLGGSYMCEAFRSGLESVTKGQRESGLSIGLTESQLITNVILPQAFTVSFPAIAANIIFLLKETSVIGILALMELMYLTRDLIGLYYKTNESLFMLVAAYLIIILPVSFVLTVIERRIRYATVGN, translated from the coding sequence ATGGACTTTAATTTTATAATAGAAAATATTCCTAAATATTTAGAAGCAATGAAATTGACTGTGATTATAGGAATTTTTGGAATTGTGTTTTCAATATTGATTGGAATAGTTTGTGCATTGGTGCTTTATTATAGAGTTCCAGCTGCTAGGCAGATTGTGGGAATTTATATTGAGCTTTCGAGAAATACGCCACTTGTAATACAGTTATTCTTTCTGTATTTTGGGCTTCCAAAAATTGGAATTACGTTTAATTCGCATATTTGTGCTGTGATTGGATTATCTTTCCTAGGCGGAAGTTACATGTGTGAGGCATTTCGGAGCGGATTGGAGTCGGTTACGAAAGGGCAACGGGAATCTGGGTTAAGCATTGGGCTTACAGAATCACAGCTTATAACTAATGTGATATTGCCACAGGCATTTACGGTTTCGTTTCCAGCGATAGCGGCAAATATAATATTTCTTTTGAAAGAAACTTCAGTAATAGGGATTTTGGCTTTAATGGAACTGATGTACTTGACACGGGATTTGATAGGGCTTTATTATAAAACGAATGAAAGTCTGTTTATGCTTGTTGCAGCATATTTGATTATTATTTTACCAGTTTCGTTTGTTTTAACAGTAATTGAAAGGAGAATAAGATATGCAACTGTCGGGAATTGA
- a CDS encoding divergent PAP2 family protein — MSGGILFGNRLLDVAVVSCFSAQFYKVFFPLFKGQRPQWARLIQTGGMPSSHASTVVSLVTGVSLLKGFRSVEFAIAMVFAGIVLYDATGVRQQAGKHAKALNRLIDAIEHNDGIEIINEKFKELLGHTPIEVFWGSILGIAVGLLFKGYILG; from the coding sequence ATGAGTGGAGGAATACTGTTTGGAAATAGATTACTTGATGTTGCGGTAGTTTCATGTTTTTCGGCACAGTTTTACAAAGTTTTTTTCCCTTTATTCAAGGGTCAAAGGCCTCAATGGGCAAGGCTTATCCAAACTGGCGGAATGCCAAGTTCCCATGCTTCGACAGTAGTTTCCCTTGTAACAGGCGTATCTTTACTAAAGGGATTCAGGTCAGTTGAATTTGCGATTGCGATGGTTTTTGCTGGAATTGTGCTGTATGATGCGACAGGAGTAAGACAGCAGGCAGGAAAGCATGCAAAAGCCTTAAATAGACTGATAGATGCTATTGAGCATAATGACGGGATAGAAATTATTAACGAAAAATTCAAAGAACTTTTAGGACATACTCCAATAGAAGTATTTTGGGGAAGTATTTTAGGAATTGCTGTTGGACTTTTATTTAAAGGATATATATTGGGATAA
- the yhbY gene encoding ribosome assembly RNA-binding protein YhbY translates to MIQLSSKERAFLRKLAHNLDPIVRIGKDGIDENVINSIAEVVKKRELIKVKILQNSSVKFDREMGDEIARGTKSIFVDKIGNILIFFKPKHKKDAKITPEFDKFRKSKSKK, encoded by the coding sequence ATGATACAGCTTTCAAGTAAGGAGAGAGCTTTTTTAAGAAAATTGGCACACAATCTAGATCCAATCGTTAGAATTGGGAAGGATGGAATTGATGAGAATGTAATAAATTCCATTGCAGAAGTTGTGAAAAAAAGAGAATTGATAAAAGTAAAAATATTGCAAAATTCATCAGTTAAATTTGACAGGGAAATGGGAGATGAAATCGCTAGAGGTACAAAATCAATATTTGTTGATAAAATAGGAAATATATTGATTTTTTTCAAGCCTAAACATAAAAAGGATGCAAAGATTACTCCTGAATTTGACAAGTTTAGAAAAAGTAAATCTAAAAAATAG